One stretch of Oncorhynchus masou masou isolate Uvic2021 chromosome 9, UVic_Omas_1.1, whole genome shotgun sequence DNA includes these proteins:
- the LOC135546409 gene encoding phosphoserine phosphatase-like, producing MTTLSQTKEIFRRADAVCFDVDSTIIREEGIDELAKFCGVGDAVTEMTHKAMGGSVTFKTALTERLSIIRCSREQVNKLITDHPPQLTTGIKELVDTLHQRNVKVFLVTGGFCCIVEHVATQLSIPLHHVYANRLKFYFNGEYAGFDETQPTSESNGKGKVISMLKEKHGFKNVVMIGDGATDLEACPPANAFIGFGGNVVRQQVKEKSLWYVTSFGELLQELEKI from the exons ATGACAACTTTATCACAGACAAAGGAAATCTTCCGGAGAGCAGACGCTGTGTGCTTTGATGTTGACAGCACTATTATCAGAGAAGAAGGCATTGATGAGCTAGCCAAATTCTGCGGGGTTGGAGATGCTGTCACAGAAAT GACTCACAAGGCCATGGGGGGGTCAGTGACTTTTAAAACCGCTCTGACAGAGCGCCTGTCAATCATCCGATGCTCGAGGGAACAAGTGAACAAACTGATAACTGACCACCCTCCCCAGTTGACGACAGGTATTAA GGAGCTTGTTGATACTCTGCACCAGCGCAACGTGAAGGTGTTCCTGGTCACTGGCGGTTTCTGCTGTATCGTGGAGCATGTTGCCACTCAACTCAGCATTCCCCTCCATCACGTGTATGCCAACCGCCTCAAGTTCTACTTCAATG GTGAGTATGCTGGCTTTGATGAGACCCAGCCCACATCTGAGAGTAATGGGAAGGGGAAGGTGATCAGCATGCTCAAGGAGAAGCACGGCTTCAAGAACGTGGTGATGATTGGCGATGGAGCCACAGACCTGGAGGCCTGTCCCCCTGCA AATGCATTCATTGGATTTGGTGGAAATGTGGTCAGGCAGCAAGTAAAGGAGAAAAGTTTGTGGTACGTCACAAGTTTTGGAGAGCTGCTACAAGAACTGGAGAAGATTTAA